The DNA window ATCGCGGCAGCCCGAACGGATCCCGTCGATCACCGCTTCCACCACGCCGGCGACCGGCAGCTGATGCTTCATCGCCATGTAGTAAGGGGAAAAACGCAGTTCGGCGTAGTGCAGACCGGCGTTGGCGGCGTCTTCGACGTTTTCGTAAGCCACCCGGCGGCAGGCGTCCAAATCGCCCAGCACCGCTACGCCCCAGTCCAGTTTCTGCAGGAAGCTGACCAGATCCGGTTCGGCGTGGGTGATCTGCACGTGCGGGCGCAGGCTCTCCAAATCGTTGGCCGGCAGGGCGAGGTTGAACTGACGACCGAGGTCGAGAATGGTCTGCGCGCGGATATTGCCGTCGAGATGGCGGTGAATGTCGGTAAGCGGTAGGCGGGGATCGATCATGCTGGGCACTCGCTAATTTATCGTAGGTAAAGTGCAGAACAGTATAAAAACAAATGAATGAAACTTGCCATCTCGTTGCACAAAAAGGTGACTTAAATCACAAATAATGCGAGGTGTATCGCATTATCGTCGTGAATCAGGCTTTCAACACGCTGACGCCCGCCTGCTGAAACGGCGCAAGCAGCGCATCGTCGGTGGCGCGTTCAACGATGATGGTATGCGCCAGCGTAATGTCACCGATCGCATACTGCGAGGCGGCGTTAAGCTTGGCGGCTGAAGCCAACACCACGGTTTCCGCCGCGCGGGCCGCCAGCGCCCGCTTGATGTAGGCCTCTTCCAGATCGCCGGTGCTCAGCCCCGCAGTGGGGTGTACCCCGGTCACGCCCATAAAATAGATATCGGCGCGAATATGCGACATTGCTTCCACCGCGGCGGCACCAACGCTGACGATCGAATGCTTGTACAGTCGGCCGCCGATCAGGATCACCTCGACCGTGGGGTGATCGACCAGGCCCACGGCGACGCTGGGGCTGTGGGTGACGATAGTGGCATTCAGATTGGGCGGCAGCTGCCTGACCAGTTCTGCAGAGGTGGTGCCACCGTCGATGATCGCTACCTGGCCGGGGGCGATCATCGACGCTGCGGCTTTGGCGATCGCGCGTTTGGCGCCGGATTCCAACTGATTGCGCTCGGCGAAGCTGGCAATGGCAGAGGAAACCGGCAGGGCGCCGCCATGTACCCGTTGCAGCAACCCCTCGGCGTCCAGTTCGCGCAGATCGCGCCGGACAGTATCTTCCGACAACCCAAACATTTCGCTGAGCTGCTTGGCCAACACCTGGCCGTCCTGGGCCAGTTTTTCCAGGATGATTTTCTTGCGCTGGCTGGTCAACATGGCCATTTTCCTCTCAAAT is part of the Serratia marcescens genome and encodes:
- a CDS encoding DeoR/GlpR family DNA-binding transcription regulator gives rise to the protein MLTSQRKKIILEKLAQDGQVLAKQLSEMFGLSEDTVRRDLRELDAEGLLQRVHGGALPVSSAIASFAERNQLESGAKRAIAKAAASMIAPGQVAIIDGGTTSAELVRQLPPNLNATIVTHSPSVAVGLVDHPTVEVILIGGRLYKHSIVSVGAAAVEAMSHIRADIYFMGVTGVHPTAGLSTGDLEEAYIKRALAARAAETVVLASAAKLNAASQYAIGDITLAHTIIVERATDDALLAPFQQAGVSVLKA